From the genome of Lentisphaera araneosa HTCC2155, one region includes:
- a CDS encoding CPBP family intramembrane glutamic endopeptidase, giving the protein MLKRYIESYDIKQPATVFFRTFGESWLLTGFLAYLSIWICNMIGVDGSESLLDMTQDEEERLSKYEFVLSVVFAPLVETVLFQIIPFELCKKFFKNLNLGFLCSFLIFMALHFTNSIDSGIIAGVGGGFYLGLIYFLFREEKFSKAVFMTVLIHTAMNFTVFAMEGL; this is encoded by the coding sequence ATGCTAAAAAGATATATAGAAAGCTATGATATTAAGCAACCAGCTACAGTTTTTTTTAGAACGTTTGGAGAATCTTGGCTCTTAACAGGGTTTTTAGCGTATCTATCTATATGGATATGTAATATGATTGGGGTTGATGGGAGTGAATCTTTACTTGATATGACTCAAGACGAAGAGGAGCGGCTTAGTAAATATGAGTTTGTTTTATCTGTTGTTTTTGCGCCTTTAGTAGAGACTGTGCTATTTCAGATCATCCCATTTGAGCTGTGTAAAAAGTTTTTCAAGAATTTAAACCTTGGGTTTCTATGTTCTTTTCTGATTTTCATGGCACTTCATTTTACAAATTCAATTGATTCAGGGATTATCGCGGGAGTCGGAGGTGGATTTTATTTAGGATTAATTTACTTTTTATTTCGAGAGGAGAAGTTTTCAAAAGCTGTTTTTATGACGGTTTTGATCCATACAGCTATGAACTTCACAGTATTCGCTATGGAGGGATTATGA